In the Sinorhizobium arboris LMG 14919 genome, one interval contains:
- a CDS encoding MarR family winged helix-turn-helix transcriptional regulator, which produces MAGQIRNTSISNSAGEDADTIDFEIIELLFFAYRDFTGDPDAILEKSGFGRAHHRVVHFVNREPGMTVADLLDTLKITKQSLARVLKQLIDSGYIRQVTGPEDRRQRMLYTTPDGQALARALAEPQSRRIADALAKAGPGARETVKRFLANMMNDVGD; this is translated from the coding sequence GTGGCCGGCCAGATCAGGAACACGAGCATAAGCAACAGCGCTGGCGAAGATGCGGACACGATCGATTTCGAGATCATCGAGCTGCTGTTCTTTGCCTATCGCGACTTTACCGGCGATCCGGACGCCATTCTCGAGAAGAGCGGATTCGGCCGCGCGCACCACCGCGTCGTGCATTTCGTCAACCGCGAACCTGGCATGACCGTGGCGGATCTTCTCGACACGCTGAAGATCACCAAGCAGAGTCTTGCCCGCGTCCTCAAGCAACTGATCGATTCCGGGTATATCCGGCAGGTCACCGGTCCCGAGGACAGGCGTCAGCGGATGCTTTACACGACACCGGACGGCCAGGCCCTGGCACGGGCTCTTGCCGAACCACAGTCCCGCCGCATAGCGGATGCTTTGGCAAAGGCCGGACCGGGCGCGCGGGAAACCGTGAAGCGGTTCCTCGCCAATATGATGAACGACGTAGGCGACTGA